One Microlunatus soli genomic window carries:
- a CDS encoding ABC transporter substrate-binding protein — MRYSRKLLSLLLAAVVAVAVVACSDPTNPSSGGGGASSQQGNGPSGTINLFMYQKPNGVFGPLASASGPDQQVISLAYDTLMAATPKGELVPAAAASEPKVSDGGKTITFTLRDGLTWSDGKPLTSDDLLFTYTRAADTNAASSQAAYLGGVAGVADYIAGKAKEISGLSAPDEHTFVIKQTEANPALVGQVGMIGILPKHVLEKEPIKDFANNDWFHKPTVTSGPFTFDEYKTDQYVHLTANPKFREPVGVKDVYVKPLTADVATQQLSTGEMDVAWISPNDIDTVKGFQGASVQEVKSTGMVVAGWNQSQKRFADPKVKQAFLYAVDRKGIVKSALAGHGQVRNSVWPEKWSGTDINSYDYDPAKAKQLLKEAKFDFSKPVTLAWIAGGNPDRDAAATVMEQQLNAVGVKLKLKRVQGSYFTDVFTTHKYDMLLYGGGDYGTVPANAGPVTACDQKVPKGPNTGLYCNPELDTAIKAAMLKTDPTEQQAAFEKAAKIENADPALMWLYSLNWVFGVSKRVQNFQPLNNANYYEPWKWTVTS; from the coding sequence ATGCGTTATTCACGAAAGCTCCTGTCCCTGCTGCTCGCTGCCGTCGTCGCGGTGGCGGTGGTCGCGTGTTCGGATCCGACCAATCCGAGCAGCGGTGGGGGCGGCGCCAGCTCCCAACAGGGCAATGGCCCGAGTGGCACGATCAATCTGTTCATGTATCAGAAGCCGAACGGCGTTTTCGGCCCGCTGGCCTCCGCCTCGGGCCCGGACCAGCAGGTCATCTCGCTGGCCTACGACACGTTGATGGCGGCCACACCGAAGGGTGAGCTGGTGCCGGCGGCCGCCGCCTCCGAGCCGAAGGTGTCCGACGGTGGCAAGACGATCACCTTCACGCTGCGCGACGGGCTGACCTGGAGCGACGGCAAACCGTTGACCAGCGACGATCTGCTGTTCACCTACACCAGGGCGGCCGACACCAACGCCGCCAGCAGCCAGGCCGCGTACCTGGGTGGTGTGGCCGGGGTCGCCGACTACATCGCCGGCAAGGCCAAGGAGATCTCCGGGCTGAGCGCGCCGGACGAGCACACCTTCGTGATCAAGCAGACCGAAGCCAATCCCGCTCTGGTCGGTCAGGTCGGCATGATCGGGATCTTGCCCAAGCACGTGCTGGAGAAGGAGCCGATCAAGGACTTCGCCAACAACGACTGGTTCCACAAGCCGACGGTCACCTCGGGCCCGTTCACCTTCGACGAGTACAAGACCGATCAGTACGTGCACCTGACCGCCAATCCGAAGTTCCGCGAACCGGTGGGAGTGAAGGACGTCTACGTCAAGCCGCTGACTGCCGATGTGGCGACCCAGCAGTTGTCCACGGGTGAGATGGATGTCGCCTGGATCTCTCCCAATGACATCGACACCGTCAAGGGCTTCCAGGGGGCCTCGGTGCAAGAGGTGAAGTCCACCGGCATGGTGGTCGCCGGCTGGAACCAGAGCCAGAAGCGGTTCGCCGACCCGAAGGTGAAGCAGGCCTTCCTGTATGCGGTGGACCGCAAGGGCATCGTGAAGAGTGCGCTGGCCGGGCATGGTCAGGTGCGCAACAGCGTCTGGCCGGAGAAGTGGTCCGGCACTGACATCAACAGCTACGACTACGACCCGGCCAAGGCCAAGCAGTTGCTCAAGGAAGCCAAGTTCGATTTCAGCAAGCCGGTCACCCTGGCCTGGATCGCCGGCGGCAACCCGGACCGTGATGCCGCCGCGACGGTGATGGAGCAGCAGCTCAATGCTGTGGGTGTGAAGCTGAAGCTGAAGCGGGTGCAAGGGTCCTACTTCACCGACGTGTTCACCACCCACAAGTACGACATGCTGCTCTACGGCGGCGGCGACTACGGCACGGTCCCGGCCAACGCCGGTCCGGTCACCGCGTGTGACCAGAAAGTCCCGAAGGGCCCGAACACCGGTCTGTACTGCAACCCCGAGCTGGACACGGCGATCAAGGCGGCGATGCTGAAGACCGATCCGACCGAACAGCAGGCGGCCTTCGAGAAAGCGGCCAAGATCGAGAACGCCGATCCGGCTCTGATGTGGCTGTACAGCCTGAACTGGGTCTTCGGGGTCAGCAAGCGGGTGCAGAACTTCCAGCCGTTGAACAACGCCAACTACTACGAGCCGTGGAAGTGGACGGTCACATCTTGA
- a CDS encoding alpha/beta hydrolase family protein: protein MTPSTASNRYATSAGLDYRVTGAPGGGPRPTVINLASTADQALGQDFLQAGRFLLPAGYRYVGVELPCHGNSRREGEPEELAGWARRVATGEDFVGPFLDQLTEIVDRLIDDGSSDPRRMAITGTSRGGYLALQAVARDHRLRAVAAYAPVVDLGRLREFDAVDAELIEQWNVLRRVEDLVGRPVFLVIGDRDHRVGTDATISLGSALAAAAEAADRPSQLAMHVLSEPGGHTTPADGARLSAHWLHRVFDQPGGPLTVAGET, encoded by the coding sequence ATGACGCCCAGCACGGCTTCGAACCGCTACGCGACCAGCGCCGGTCTGGACTATCGCGTCACCGGCGCGCCGGGCGGCGGGCCACGGCCGACGGTGATCAATCTCGCCAGCACCGCCGACCAGGCGCTCGGCCAGGACTTCCTGCAGGCTGGGCGATTCCTACTCCCGGCCGGCTACCGCTATGTCGGTGTCGAATTACCCTGCCACGGCAACTCACGCCGCGAGGGCGAGCCCGAAGAACTGGCCGGCTGGGCGCGTCGGGTGGCCACCGGCGAAGACTTCGTCGGACCGTTCCTCGATCAACTGACCGAAATCGTCGACCGGCTGATCGACGACGGCAGCTCCGATCCGCGACGGATGGCGATCACCGGGACGTCGCGAGGCGGTTACCTCGCGCTTCAGGCCGTGGCCCGAGACCACCGGCTCCGCGCGGTTGCCGCCTACGCGCCGGTTGTCGATCTTGGTCGACTGCGTGAGTTCGATGCCGTGGACGCCGAGCTGATCGAGCAATGGAATGTGTTGCGCCGCGTGGAGGATCTGGTCGGACGTCCGGTCTTCCTGGTGATCGGCGATCGCGATCATCGCGTCGGCACCGACGCCACGATCAGCCTCGGCAGCGCACTGGCTGCGGCCGCCGAGGCAGCCGACAGGCCAAGCCAGCTGGCGATGCACGTGCTGTCCGAGCCCGGCGGCCACACCACGCCTGCCGATGGCGCCCGACTGTCGGCCCACTGGCTGCATCGGGTGTTCGACCAGCCCGGCGGTCCGCTGACCGTGGCCGGGGAAACCTAG
- a CDS encoding fumarylacetoacetate hydrolase family protein — MRLLNYRHDDQLRHGRLDGDEVVELGSGDLTLRIAEYSDSIPRGGRRVPIVDVEILAPLLTPPKVLAAAANYQDHVREGGGEPLDKSRLVPRLFLKPTTSITGPGADVAIPDLTQQLDWEAELAVVIGRGGKDIAGDDALTHVFGYTCANDISARSMDYGFERDASDAVDYFDWLAGKWGDAFAPIGPWISTADEVGDPQRLQITFDLNGDRYQDGSSADMIFTVAELVAHASRLCTLLPGDILLTGTPSGVGLASGRLLRPGDRMTVAISGIGELTNQVV; from the coding sequence GTGCGCCTGCTCAACTACCGACACGATGATCAACTCCGGCACGGCCGGCTGGACGGCGACGAGGTCGTCGAGCTGGGTTCCGGTGACCTCACCCTGCGTATCGCGGAGTATTCCGACTCGATTCCCCGCGGTGGCCGGCGCGTCCCGATCGTCGACGTCGAGATCCTGGCGCCGCTGTTGACACCACCGAAGGTGCTCGCCGCAGCGGCCAACTATCAAGATCACGTACGGGAGGGCGGCGGCGAACCGCTGGACAAGTCCCGACTGGTGCCCCGGCTGTTCCTCAAGCCGACGACGTCGATCACCGGACCGGGGGCCGATGTTGCGATCCCGGACCTGACCCAGCAATTGGACTGGGAGGCCGAGCTCGCCGTGGTGATCGGTCGGGGTGGCAAGGACATCGCCGGCGACGATGCCCTGACCCACGTCTTCGGCTATACCTGCGCCAACGACATCTCGGCACGCAGCATGGACTACGGCTTCGAACGCGACGCCTCCGACGCCGTCGACTATTTCGACTGGTTGGCAGGCAAGTGGGGCGACGCGTTCGCACCGATCGGACCGTGGATCAGCACCGCCGACGAGGTCGGCGATCCCCAACGGCTGCAGATCACCTTCGACCTGAACGGCGATCGGTATCAGGACGGCAGCTCGGCCGACATGATCTTCACCGTCGCCGAGCTGGTCGCGCACGCGTCCCGGCTGTGCACCCTGCTCCCCGGTGACATCCTGTTGACCGGGACGCCGTCCGGCGTCGGTCTGGCCAGCGGGCGGCTGCTGCGGCCGGGCGATCGGATGACGGTGGCGATCTCCGGCATCGGTGAGCTGACCAACCAGGTCGTGTGA
- a CDS encoding Gfo/Idh/MocA family oxidoreductase — translation MLDRQRRPHRVLVLDGSPEGTAVDRPAAALLAGLDAHPAFELVTPGASTSWDPDQAQRQRVDLVVIAGPPAVRRDLINAVLGETALRDKITVLAAPVGARTADHPTADRLIPLYPQRYAPALRPAAAAVAGGRIGLPWSIQVDHLVSSDGPADSDDLIDQAAGVVDAVLHVLRLPVRTVYVPAGRAGIEQTLTVQCDHDHGVLSTIMVGRVPGLPGDSGFGDPVIRNRYRIAGSHGEVLVDGLRPQVRLTRATGRSARWDGPTALSGLLDAVAAGAGIPARSDIIAVQQVLDAARQSIRIGGPVDVSTES, via the coding sequence GTGCTTGATCGACAACGGCGACCGCACCGGGTGCTGGTGCTCGACGGCAGCCCCGAGGGCACGGCCGTCGACCGACCAGCCGCGGCCCTGCTCGCGGGACTCGACGCACATCCGGCCTTCGAGCTGGTGACCCCGGGCGCCAGCACCTCCTGGGACCCCGATCAGGCGCAGCGGCAGCGAGTCGATCTGGTCGTGATCGCCGGGCCACCGGCGGTCAGGCGTGATCTGATCAACGCAGTCCTGGGCGAAACCGCCCTTCGCGACAAGATCACGGTGCTGGCCGCGCCGGTGGGCGCCCGCACCGCCGATCACCCGACAGCCGATCGACTGATCCCGCTCTACCCGCAGCGCTATGCGCCGGCGCTGCGTCCGGCCGCAGCTGCCGTCGCCGGCGGCCGGATCGGACTGCCGTGGAGCATCCAGGTCGACCACCTGGTGTCGTCCGACGGGCCTGCCGACAGCGATGACCTGATCGATCAGGCTGCCGGGGTTGTCGACGCCGTCCTGCATGTCCTGCGGCTGCCGGTCCGGACGGTGTACGTCCCGGCCGGCCGTGCCGGGATCGAGCAGACGCTCACTGTCCAGTGCGATCATGATCACGGCGTCCTCAGCACGATCATGGTCGGCCGGGTGCCAGGACTCCCGGGGGACAGCGGCTTCGGCGATCCGGTCATCCGCAATCGGTATCGGATCGCCGGTTCCCACGGCGAAGTGCTCGTCGACGGACTCCGCCCGCAGGTCCGGCTCACCCGGGCAACCGGTCGCAGTGCGCGCTGGGACGGGCCGACGGCCCTTTCCGGCCTCCTGGACGCGGTCGCTGCCGGCGCTGGGATCCCGGCCCGGTCCGACATCATCGCCGTGCAACAGGTGCTCGACGCCGCGCGGCAATCGATCCGGATCGGCGGGCCGGTCGACGTGAGTACCGAATCATGA
- a CDS encoding Gfo/Idh/MocA family protein, which produces MSESGVHGEASAAAETAAIGVVIVGVGFIAGAHIAAIASTPGVTLVGVVDADPARATAFSYSHGSIRWTAELAEALTWSDCDAVIICTPNFTHAALVQEVIAAGKHVLVEKPLATSVRDAAEMVAAAERRRVVLMAAHTHRFYDYGRTVRGLIADGELGRPVFGRLAILGDWIWPDWGAWMIDAAKSGGHALHNGVHLLDLMAWWFAAEPIAVRARGRKVASAELEIYDYLEMTMIFESGATAVCEMSRGHRVGGLGQRELLVVGTEGVLEQNWDEDGGLVISPDRAAVLPAQANDGFATQLAAWADAIGGGTPAMTAEEGLRAVRLGVAVEESIRSGHQIRLTDAAAVPAGDRGSVPARSDRA; this is translated from the coding sequence GTGAGTGAATCGGGTGTCCACGGCGAAGCGTCGGCCGCGGCCGAGACCGCGGCGATCGGTGTCGTGATCGTCGGTGTCGGCTTCATCGCCGGAGCCCACATCGCGGCGATCGCGAGCACTCCCGGCGTGACACTGGTCGGTGTCGTCGATGCCGATCCGGCGCGGGCCACGGCCTTCTCCTACTCTCACGGCAGCATCCGCTGGACCGCGGAGCTGGCCGAGGCGTTGACCTGGTCGGACTGCGACGCGGTGATCATCTGCACGCCCAACTTCACCCATGCCGCCCTGGTGCAGGAGGTGATCGCCGCCGGCAAGCACGTGCTGGTGGAGAAGCCGCTGGCGACGTCGGTGCGCGATGCCGCGGAGATGGTCGCGGCCGCCGAACGCCGCCGGGTCGTCCTGATGGCCGCGCACACCCACCGCTTCTACGACTACGGCCGAACCGTCCGCGGACTGATCGCCGACGGAGAGCTGGGGCGTCCGGTGTTCGGACGGCTGGCCATCCTCGGTGACTGGATCTGGCCGGACTGGGGCGCGTGGATGATCGACGCCGCCAAGTCCGGTGGCCATGCCCTGCACAACGGCGTCCATCTGCTCGATCTGATGGCCTGGTGGTTCGCCGCCGAGCCGATCGCGGTTCGTGCCCGCGGTCGCAAGGTGGCGTCGGCGGAGTTGGAGATCTACGACTATCTGGAGATGACGATGATCTTCGAATCCGGCGCGACGGCGGTCTGCGAGATGAGCCGTGGCCACCGGGTCGGTGGGCTCGGCCAGCGCGAGTTGCTGGTGGTCGGCACCGAAGGTGTGCTCGAGCAGAACTGGGACGAGGACGGTGGCCTGGTGATCAGTCCGGATCGTGCCGCGGTGCTTCCGGCTCAGGCAAACGACGGCTTCGCGACCCAGCTCGCCGCCTGGGCCGACGCGATCGGCGGAGGAACGCCGGCGATGACGGCGGAGGAGGGCCTGCGCGCCGTCAGGCTTGGGGTGGCGGTCGAGGAATCCATCCGCTCCGGCCACCAGATCCGGCTCACCGACGCCGCAGCCGTCCCGGCCGGCGACCGTGGCAGCGTCCCGGCTAGGAGCGACCGTGCTTGA
- a CDS encoding sialidase family protein: protein MPEPSNRPTVAVRSRRSGRVRRGATGALIAAFGLTMVISVSQPGDADPRNTELTDFAPVGDGGPADEAGLDLGANWTIFGAAPGQKATAPTAAGFDTVVDGRTVKQINVSFSANPDVATEDSVTLTSTSRDGGRTFLTTQPTDWASLSYLRLSDGSIKEVDFIPEWADSGHTAIVLDVHSSDDLGETWTGTKAPVTPPEGKKFALERGLRITRGLMELPDGTLLQPAYTQYAGDVGWRSILLQSTDDGGSWTVRSTIATSASADYPVNEATISFTRDSDRMVAVIRQGTGAGSALVHPLLQTFSDDLGKTWSDPTELLGPDGEPVDGIQPTMVLQPNGMLLMSTGRPANRVYVSADGSGEHWELADTVFDNAPKTTNTEQGNAGQERYFGSGGNTSMIGAGANRTLFFYDTCITNNWCHSYNEQYSIGARYVSAVTPGVGKIDVLSKLLDHTATLSGSFADTPATFPEQRPEGAFDGSSTPRAATVLHDAKGGKPSMTLQLDRTYSLNKIGLMLGDGQPLDATVQLSTDGKAWGAPVIKARQRTDHAMSYSSFADTRARYVRVTGAESVTTPITEMELYAADIDTFENDAELAIPRGWSKSKNVNVQSIAPGGYHSQRALRIEDRYTDQAASISKITSDTDHQVTDFRLAYEFGGDPLYFAIQGRSQTGADPVDRWHFRIIDPQTSKPQLQTYSAGRWQTFGTLPGLEITNVANPVGKWHQVHVDATATKAEVTIDGRVFTTSMAAEPATLLSGLRFHSDGMELYHTEMWIDDVEIS, encoded by the coding sequence ATGCCAGAACCATCCAACCGTCCGACCGTCGCCGTCCGATCTCGGCGCTCCGGACGAGTGCGTCGCGGCGCAACGGGCGCGTTGATCGCCGCCTTCGGACTCACGATGGTGATCTCCGTGAGTCAGCCGGGCGACGCCGATCCTCGCAACACCGAGCTCACCGACTTCGCCCCGGTCGGCGACGGCGGACCGGCCGACGAGGCCGGCCTCGATCTGGGCGCGAACTGGACGATCTTCGGCGCCGCACCCGGTCAGAAGGCGACCGCGCCGACCGCGGCCGGCTTCGACACGGTGGTCGACGGACGCACCGTCAAGCAGATCAACGTCTCCTTCAGTGCCAACCCCGACGTCGCCACCGAGGATTCGGTGACGCTGACCTCGACCTCCCGCGACGGCGGTCGCACCTTCCTGACCACCCAACCCACCGATTGGGCATCGCTGAGCTACCTCCGGCTGTCCGACGGCAGCATCAAGGAGGTCGACTTCATCCCGGAATGGGCCGACAGCGGCCACACCGCGATCGTGCTCGACGTGCACAGCTCCGACGACCTCGGTGAGACCTGGACCGGGACGAAGGCTCCGGTCACCCCACCGGAGGGCAAGAAGTTCGCCCTGGAACGCGGGCTGCGGATCACCCGCGGACTGATGGAGTTGCCGGACGGGACACTGCTGCAACCCGCCTACACCCAATATGCCGGTGACGTCGGTTGGCGGAGCATCCTGCTGCAGTCGACCGACGACGGCGGATCCTGGACGGTCCGCTCGACGATCGCTACCTCGGCATCTGCCGACTATCCGGTCAATGAGGCCACGATCAGCTTCACCCGGGACTCCGACCGGATGGTCGCCGTGATCCGGCAGGGAACGGGCGCCGGCTCGGCCCTGGTGCACCCGCTGCTGCAGACCTTCTCCGACGACCTGGGCAAGACCTGGTCCGACCCGACCGAGTTGCTCGGTCCCGACGGCGAGCCGGTCGACGGCATCCAGCCGACCATGGTGTTGCAACCCAACGGAATGCTGCTGATGTCGACCGGCCGTCCGGCCAATCGCGTGTACGTTTCCGCCGACGGCAGCGGCGAGCACTGGGAACTGGCCGACACCGTCTTCGACAATGCACCGAAGACCACCAACACCGAGCAGGGCAACGCCGGCCAGGAACGCTACTTCGGCTCCGGCGGCAACACCAGCATGATCGGCGCAGGCGCCAACCGCACCCTGTTCTTCTACGACACCTGCATCACCAACAACTGGTGCCATTCCTACAACGAGCAATATTCGATCGGCGCTCGCTACGTCAGCGCCGTCACCCCCGGCGTCGGAAAGATCGACGTGCTGAGCAAGCTGCTGGACCACACCGCCACCCTGTCCGGGTCCTTCGCCGACACCCCTGCCACGTTTCCCGAGCAGCGCCCGGAGGGTGCCTTCGACGGCAGTTCGACACCCAGGGCGGCGACGGTGTTGCACGACGCGAAGGGTGGCAAGCCGTCGATGACGCTCCAGCTCGACCGCACCTACAGCCTGAACAAGATCGGACTGATGCTCGGCGACGGCCAACCGCTCGACGCGACCGTGCAGCTGTCCACCGACGGCAAGGCCTGGGGCGCTCCGGTGATCAAGGCCAGGCAGCGCACTGATCACGCGATGAGCTACTCGTCCTTCGCCGACACCAGGGCCAGATACGTCCGGGTCACCGGCGCCGAGAGCGTGACAACGCCGATCACCGAGATGGAGCTCTACGCAGCCGACATCGACACCTTTGAGAACGACGCCGAGCTGGCGATCCCGCGGGGCTGGTCGAAGTCCAAGAACGTCAACGTGCAAAGCATTGCGCCGGGCGGCTATCACAGCCAACGGGCACTGCGGATCGAGGATCGCTACACCGACCAGGCTGCGAGCATCTCCAAGATCACGTCCGACACCGACCACCAGGTCACCGACTTCCGACTGGCCTACGAGTTCGGCGGCGACCCGCTCTACTTCGCGATCCAGGGCAGGTCCCAGACCGGAGCCGACCCGGTCGACCGTTGGCACTTCCGGATCATCGATCCGCAGACCAGCAAGCCGCAGCTGCAGACCTACTCCGCCGGCCGCTGGCAGACCTTCGGCACCCTGCCCGGACTGGAGATCACCAACGTCGCCAATCCGGTCGGCAAGTGGCACCAGGTGCATGTCGACGCCACCGCGACGAAGGCGGAGGTGACCATCGACGGACGCGTGTTCACGACGTCGATGGCCGCAGAGCCGGCCACCCTGCTCTCCGGACTGCGCTTCCACTCCGACGGCATGGAGCTCTACCACACCGAGATGTGGATCGACGACGTCGAGATCAGCTGA
- a CDS encoding alpha-galactosidase, with the protein MQSRVPGPPTMIEHGADDGIYLLTGDDFGYALAVEPDPGPGAGPVRHLHWGAAITLDDARNLDARPATRAAPSGSWSQPRADQEEYVVDGGYRHDEPALSVEFADGVRSLDLRSAGVEVDVDELVIRLVDRVYPFEVMLHYRVEPGLGALVRSTELINRGAEPVLIHRAATAGWALPPRTDYRLTSLSGGYAAETQLTRRPVRIGRIVLESRTGITGHENQPWLAFDVDAGDDHGEVWSVALAWSGVWRATAQSLLDGGTHLTIGTGGELPSVLAAGERLDLPPSVGIYGGNGFDGLARRWHRYEIERVLPQPAALRPVLYNSWEATGFDVTAAGQLALARTARDLGIELFVIDDGWFRPRDDDTAGLGDWYEVPRRFPDGLRAVADEVHRMGLAFGLWVEPEMVSADSDLYRRRPDWIHRWPTREPTLQRHQYVLDFGRAEVVDWALRQLDRLVSDLDLDYLKWDVNRSLAEPYPGPRRRNPWLDHVRGFYRVLDGLRERHPELLIETCAAGGGRVDQGILSRSDWAWPSDNTDARDRLSIQHGFTQVHPTRAMACWVTDTPGVLSGRTMPLRFRFHVAMTGVLGIGADIAGWTAEESVQGRELIATYRRLRPTIQQGERFRLGAPDPERPFGVLFRSADGERIVIFAFALSIRHGARGQDLPLAGLDPTALYRDDSSGQTYSGSLLLHRGLRVELRGDYASTLITLSRVVGTSAGPSRTTS; encoded by the coding sequence GTGCAGTCCCGCGTTCCGGGGCCGCCGACGATGATCGAACACGGCGCCGACGACGGGATCTACCTACTGACCGGCGACGACTTCGGCTACGCACTGGCCGTCGAACCCGATCCGGGACCCGGTGCCGGGCCCGTTCGGCATTTGCATTGGGGCGCCGCGATCACGCTCGACGACGCCCGGAACCTGGACGCCCGGCCGGCCACCCGCGCCGCGCCGAGCGGCAGTTGGTCGCAACCGCGGGCCGACCAGGAGGAGTACGTCGTCGACGGCGGTTACCGGCACGACGAGCCGGCGCTGTCGGTCGAGTTCGCCGATGGTGTCCGGTCACTCGACCTGCGATCCGCCGGAGTCGAGGTCGACGTCGACGAGCTCGTCATTCGGCTGGTCGACCGGGTCTACCCGTTCGAGGTGATGCTGCACTACCGCGTCGAGCCGGGGCTGGGCGCGTTGGTCCGTTCGACGGAGTTGATCAATCGCGGCGCTGAGCCGGTGCTGATCCACCGGGCGGCAACGGCCGGCTGGGCGCTGCCGCCGCGGACCGACTATCGACTCACCTCACTGTCCGGTGGCTATGCAGCCGAGACCCAGCTGACGCGCCGGCCGGTCCGGATCGGCCGAATCGTCCTGGAGTCCCGGACCGGAATCACCGGGCATGAGAATCAGCCCTGGCTGGCCTTCGATGTCGACGCCGGTGATGATCATGGTGAGGTGTGGAGTGTCGCGCTGGCCTGGAGCGGCGTCTGGCGTGCGACGGCGCAGTCGTTGCTCGACGGAGGCACCCACCTGACCATCGGCACCGGCGGGGAACTGCCGTCGGTGTTGGCGGCAGGGGAGCGCCTCGACCTGCCGCCGAGCGTCGGGATCTACGGCGGCAACGGATTCGACGGGCTGGCCCGGCGCTGGCATCGCTACGAGATCGAGCGGGTGTTGCCCCAGCCGGCAGCGCTGCGGCCGGTGCTCTACAACTCCTGGGAGGCGACGGGTTTCGACGTCACGGCCGCCGGCCAGCTGGCCTTGGCGCGGACGGCCCGCGATCTCGGAATTGAGCTGTTCGTCATCGACGACGGTTGGTTCCGGCCGCGGGACGACGACACCGCTGGCCTCGGCGACTGGTACGAGGTGCCGCGACGGTTCCCCGACGGACTGCGCGCGGTCGCCGACGAGGTCCATCGGATGGGACTGGCGTTCGGGCTGTGGGTGGAGCCGGAGATGGTCAGCGCCGACAGTGATCTCTATCGTCGCCGCCCGGACTGGATCCATCGCTGGCCGACCCGGGAACCGACCTTGCAGCGACACCAGTACGTCTTGGACTTCGGTCGCGCCGAGGTCGTCGACTGGGCGTTGCGGCAGCTCGACCGGCTGGTCTCCGATCTCGATCTGGACTACCTGAAATGGGACGTGAACCGGTCGCTGGCCGAACCGTACCCCGGGCCACGGCGGCGTAATCCCTGGCTTGATCATGTTCGCGGTTTCTACCGGGTTCTCGACGGCCTGCGGGAGCGGCACCCGGAGCTGCTGATCGAGACCTGTGCGGCGGGTGGCGGTCGTGTCGATCAAGGAATCCTGTCGCGCAGCGACTGGGCCTGGCCCAGCGACAACACCGATGCTCGGGATCGGCTGTCCATCCAGCACGGCTTCACCCAAGTGCACCCGACGAGGGCGATGGCGTGCTGGGTGACCGACACTCCGGGTGTGCTGTCGGGCCGTACGATGCCGTTGCGATTCCGCTTCCATGTGGCGATGACCGGTGTGCTCGGGATCGGCGCCGACATCGCCGGTTGGACGGCCGAGGAGTCGGTGCAGGGCCGAGAGCTGATCGCGACCTACCGGCGCCTTCGGCCGACGATCCAGCAGGGCGAACGCTTCCGGCTCGGCGCACCGGACCCGGAACGGCCGTTCGGGGTGCTGTTCCGATCGGCCGACGGCGAACGGATCGTGATCTTCGCCTTTGCCTTGAGCATCCGGCACGGCGCCCGTGGCCAAGATCTGCCGCTGGCCGGGCTCGACCCGACCGCACTCTACCGCGACGACAGCAGCGGACAGACCTACAGCGGAAGTCTCCTGCTACACAGGGGATTGCGCGTCGAGCTGCGCGGCGACTACGCCTCCACCCTGATCACCCTCAGCCGAGTTGTCGGGACGTCGGCGGGCCCCAGCCGAACGACGTCCTGA
- a CDS encoding D-2-hydroxyacid dehydrogenase has translation MNAKGLLLAQPELPGALDRVRAIAAGRLVTLIEPYGPGTRLDRDLLADTEVLFADLPPDNVADATGLRWLQLGSHGYGQLAGRRLPAGCVVTNASGVNDIPIAEWCVMMMLALSRDLPGMLTAQQDRRWDRAPIFQNELRGKRLGLWGYGNIGRELAGLGHALGLTVTALSRSGSADRGLRYHSDRAIPAVTVDRMYPPGAEAEFLAELDFLVLTLPLTSATQAMVDAETLALLPPTAYLLNPARAGIVDEQALLHALRAGTIAGAALDDHYRTPMSADDPFWELPNTISTAHISGSTGSPHFRARIWDLFGANLERWQQGEQLTNVIDRADLELAAS, from the coding sequence ATGAACGCCAAGGGACTCCTGCTGGCTCAACCCGAGTTGCCCGGTGCGCTGGACCGGGTCCGGGCGATCGCTGCCGGCAGGCTGGTGACCCTGATCGAGCCGTACGGGCCGGGTACTCGGCTGGATCGGGACCTGCTGGCGGATACAGAGGTGCTGTTCGCCGATCTGCCCCCGGACAACGTTGCCGACGCTACGGGTCTGCGTTGGTTGCAGCTGGGATCACACGGCTACGGGCAGTTGGCCGGTCGGCGACTACCCGCTGGCTGCGTGGTGACGAATGCCAGTGGAGTCAACGACATCCCGATCGCCGAGTGGTGCGTGATGATGATGCTCGCGCTGAGCCGGGATCTCCCCGGCATGCTGACCGCCCAGCAGGATCGTCGGTGGGACCGAGCACCGATCTTCCAGAATGAACTGCGCGGCAAACGGCTCGGGCTGTGGGGCTACGGCAACATCGGCCGGGAGCTCGCCGGGCTGGGCCACGCGCTCGGCTTGACGGTCACAGCGCTGTCCCGCAGCGGTTCGGCCGATCGGGGACTGCGCTACCACAGCGACCGGGCGATCCCGGCAGTGACGGTGGACCGGATGTACCCGCCGGGTGCGGAGGCAGAATTCCTTGCCGAGCTGGACTTCCTGGTCCTGACCCTGCCGCTCACCTCGGCCACGCAGGCGATGGTCGACGCCGAGACGCTGGCCCTGTTGCCTCCGACCGCGTACCTGCTGAACCCTGCCCGCGCCGGGATCGTCGACGAGCAGGCGTTGTTGCACGCGCTCCGCGCCGGCACGATCGCCGGCGCCGCTCTCGATGATCATTACCGGACCCCGATGTCTGCCGACGACCCGTTCTGGGAGCTGCCGAACACCATCAGCACGGCACACATCTCCGGGTCGACGGGAAGCCCACACTTCCGGGCCCGGATCTGGGATCTGTTCGGTGCCAATCTCGAACGTTGGCAGCAGGGCGAGCAGCTGACCAACGTGATCGACCGGGCCGACCTGGAGCTGGCCGCATCGTGA